One Succinivibrio dextrinosolvens DNA window includes the following coding sequences:
- the folE gene encoding GTP cyclohydrolase I FolE — protein MTTQINNSELSPEAILVRDALIRHGLESPWQDNGLTSEEKKDIIRSHMSSIMTTLGLDLNDDSLSETPSRVARMFVDEVFSGLDYRNFPKVSVFENKMHFDEMVKVCNITVTSTCEHHFVVMDGVAKVAYMPSDKIIGLSKVNRIVQFFGHRPQVQERLTQQIKVALQTLLDTKNVAVTITATHYCVKSRGVKDQTSETTTTALGGLFKTNPSSRHEFLTD, from the coding sequence ATGACTACTCAGATAAATAATTCAGAACTGTCCCCTGAAGCTATATTAGTAAGAGATGCTTTAATCAGGCACGGACTGGAATCACCATGGCAGGACAATGGTCTGACCTCTGAAGAGAAAAAGGATATCATCCGTTCTCATATGTCATCTATTATGACTACCTTAGGACTTGATCTTAACGATGATTCTCTGTCAGAAACTCCATCCAGAGTTGCAAGAATGTTTGTGGATGAAGTATTCTCAGGCCTTGATTACAGAAATTTTCCAAAGGTGAGTGTATTTGAAAACAAGATGCATTTTGATGAAATGGTAAAGGTGTGCAATATTACCGTTACATCAACCTGCGAACATCATTTTGTGGTTATGGATGGGGTGGCAAAGGTTGCCTATATGCCTTCGGATAAAATCATCGGCTTATCCAAGGTTAACCGAATAGTTCAGTTCTTTGGACACCGTCCTCAGGTACAGGAAAGACTTACACAGCAGATAAAGGTAGCTCTTCAAACGCTGCTGGATACTAAAAATGTTGCGGTAACCATTACTGCTACCCATTACTGTGTAAAATCCAGAGGTGTTAAGGATCAGACTTCTGAAACCACTACCACAGCCTTAGGCGGTCTTTTTAAGACCAACCCATCATCAAGACACGAGTTTTTAACTGACTAA
- a CDS encoding glycosyltransferase family 2 protein, whose product MRNPDYKVALIVPVYNEHETVETFVNTVNEKLAPELEHIEIVFIDDGSSDNTVELIEKLQENDKKISLIRLSRNFGKEAAMSAALDLVQSDAIVPIDVDLQDPPELVLDFIRIWRDEGIDTVYGVREDRSSDTSTKRVSSEGFYYVFNKMSGKVKIPSNVGDFRLIDRKIIDILKTLKERNRFMKALYAWPGFSSKGVGYTRPERVAGQTKWNYWKLWNFALDGIFAFSSLPLKVWSYIGGFIGLLSLIYMTWNILKTMIFGNPTAGYTTLICVILFLGAVQLISIGILGEYVGRLSQEVKGRPVYVAQSITGPLAKKIPQGLSSTDVGISYNSEANSAKKLTAKKENA is encoded by the coding sequence ATGAGAAATCCTGATTACAAGGTTGCTTTAATTGTTCCTGTTTACAACGAACATGAAACAGTTGAAACTTTTGTTAATACAGTTAATGAAAAATTAGCTCCAGAGCTTGAGCATATTGAAATTGTATTTATTGACGACGGCTCTTCTGACAATACTGTAGAACTTATTGAAAAACTACAGGAAAATGATAAGAAAATAAGTTTGATCAGACTTTCAAGAAATTTCGGCAAAGAAGCTGCAATGTCTGCAGCATTAGATCTTGTTCAGTCTGATGCCATTGTTCCTATTGATGTTGATCTTCAGGATCCTCCTGAGCTGGTACTGGATTTTATACGAATCTGGCGAGATGAAGGCATCGATACAGTCTATGGTGTAAGAGAGGATCGCTCAAGTGACACTAGTACCAAGCGTGTTTCTTCAGAAGGCTTCTACTATGTCTTTAACAAGATGTCAGGAAAGGTTAAGATTCCTTCTAATGTTGGTGATTTCAGACTTATCGACCGAAAGATTATTGATATCTTAAAGACTCTTAAGGAGCGCAACCGTTTCATGAAGGCTCTTTACGCCTGGCCTGGCTTCAGTTCTAAAGGTGTTGGCTATACCAGACCTGAAAGAGTTGCTGGACAGACCAAGTGGAATTACTGGAAACTCTGGAACTTTGCCTTAGACGGAATTTTTGCTTTCTCATCTCTGCCATTAAAGGTCTGGTCCTATATAGGCGGATTTATCGGTCTGCTGTCCTTGATCTATATGACATGGAATATTCTGAAGACAATGATCTTTGGTAACCCAACCGCCGGTTATACCACCTTGATCTGCGTGATCCTGTTCCTAGGTGCAGTTCAGCTGATTTCAATCGGTATTTTGGGTGAATATGTTGGAAGATTATCTCAGGAAGTAAAAGGAAGACCTGTTTACGTGGCTCAGTCCATTACCGGACCTCTGGCTAAAAAGATTCCTCAGGGACTTTCTTCAACTGACGTCGGTATTTCCTACAATTCAGAGGCAAACTCTGCTAAGAAATTAACCGCTAAAAAAGAAAACGCATAG
- a CDS encoding GtrA family protein, with protein MNSKKSFYELIRFVIVGGAATLVDLAVTTILVFATTLHENIITSVAFITAFWVSYFGHKNFTFKKNGSALSFFILAVSTLVIRNIIVWGLVLCDIRGLPALITAMVAVTAITYFVAKFKIFKG; from the coding sequence ATGAATTCTAAAAAAAGTTTTTACGAGCTTATACGCTTTGTTATTGTTGGTGGAGCTGCAACTTTAGTTGATCTTGCTGTAACCACCATACTGGTATTTGCGACCACACTGCATGAGAATATTATTACCAGTGTAGCTTTTATTACTGCTTTCTGGGTGTCCTATTTCGGACATAAGAATTTTACCTTTAAGAAAAATGGCAGTGCTCTGTCATTTTTTATTCTGGCAGTTTCAACCCTTGTAATTCGTAATATCATTGTATGGGGACTGGTACTGTGTGATATTCGCGGTTTACCTGCGCTGATTACAGCTATGGTGGCAGTAACAGCAATTACCTATTTCGTTGCTAAATTCAAGATTTTCAAAGGCTGA
- the truA gene encoding tRNA pseudouridine(38-40) synthase TruA: MRIALGIEYEGSNYAGFQRQSTLKTVQGELERALSIIADEEIQLQCAGRTDAGVNATGQVVHFDVIKERPDRGWVMGTNNNLPNDIAVTWAKHVDDSFHARFSAKARRYRYIIQNTLYRPGILSKGVSVYQGDYDIDLMQDAADYILGEHDFSSFRASEDESRSSNRCVHFCKVYRYGQYIVFDIAANAFLMHMVRNIVGSLLTVGNKTNSVQWFRDMFDAKDRNLAGPTAKPHGLYLVDVSYPNEFNLPKRQCIGPIWMP, encoded by the coding sequence GTGCGCATTGCTTTAGGAATCGAATACGAGGGAAGTAATTACGCTGGATTTCAACGCCAGAGTACTTTAAAGACAGTACAGGGGGAGTTGGAAAGGGCTCTTTCAATTATTGCCGATGAGGAAATACAGCTGCAGTGTGCCGGCAGAACAGATGCAGGTGTTAATGCCACAGGTCAGGTGGTACATTTCGATGTTATAAAAGAGAGACCAGATCGCGGCTGGGTTATGGGAACCAATAACAATCTTCCCAATGATATAGCTGTAACCTGGGCAAAACATGTTGATGACTCTTTTCATGCCAGATTTTCTGCTAAAGCCAGACGTTATCGCTATATAATTCAGAATACGTTGTATAGACCTGGAATTCTAAGCAAGGGCGTTTCTGTATATCAGGGCGATTATGATATTGATCTGATGCAGGACGCTGCTGACTATATTTTAGGAGAGCACGATTTCAGTTCCTTCAGAGCCTCTGAGGATGAATCCCGTTCCTCAAACCGCTGTGTTCATTTCTGCAAGGTTTACAGATATGGACAATATATAGTATTTGATATTGCAGCCAATGCCTTTTTAATGCACATGGTGAGAAATATTGTGGGCTCTCTGTTAACAGTAGGCAATAAAACCAATTCAGTGCAGTGGTTCAGAGATATGTTCGATGCTAAGGACAGAAATCTTGCTGGGCCTACAGCAAAGCCTCACGGACTGTACCTTGTGGATGTAAGTTACCCAAATGAATTTAATTTACCTAAAAGACAGTGTATTGGTCCGATCTGGATGCCATAG
- the pgsA gene encoding CDP-diacylglycerol--glycerol-3-phosphate 3-phosphatidyltransferase, with protein sequence MFNIPNILTLIRLGLIPVFIMLFYMPSDMSNFYAAIVFVIAALTDLLDGYLARKLKLTTKFGAFLDPVADKIIVCTALVLIVEHYSLYRDVLYPHLGKFITIPAMIIIAREITVSALREWMAELGKRANVAVSWIGKWKTTIQLVAISGLIWRYNEVMIYAGVVALIIATVLTIWSMLIYLKAGFVYMKEDK encoded by the coding sequence ATGTTTAATATCCCAAATATTCTTACTTTAATCAGATTGGGCCTGATTCCAGTATTTATCATGCTGTTTTATATGCCTTCTGATATGTCAAATTTCTATGCTGCAATTGTTTTCGTAATTGCTGCTCTGACAGATCTGCTAGATGGCTATCTGGCCCGAAAACTGAAGCTTACAACCAAGTTCGGAGCTTTTCTGGATCCGGTTGCAGATAAGATTATTGTATGTACAGCGCTGGTTCTGATTGTTGAGCATTACTCATTATATAGAGATGTTCTGTATCCTCATTTAGGTAAGTTCATCACTATTCCGGCGATGATTATCATTGCAAGAGAGATTACAGTGTCTGCTTTAAGAGAATGGATGGCTGAGCTGGGTAAAAGAGCAAATGTTGCAGTAAGCTGGATTGGCAAATGGAAAACCACTATTCAGCTGGTTGCTATTTCCGGGTTAATCTGGAGATACAACGAAGTTATGATCTATGCAGGTGTAGTTGCTCTGATTATTGCAACTGTTCTTACAATCTGGTCTATGCTTATTTATCTGAAGGCAGGATTTGTGTACATGAAGGAAGACAAATAG
- a CDS encoding IS1634 family transposase, with protein MNSLIKKLPNIYYQTISSRGVTYVKSFDENKWLPEKKYAIKTNTRTIGKINSGNGAGLILFEESFLKSRPEYKDIAIVRYYDEEQKKWELRIEEDHSSEIITSLKVNSKHEVTDVISVGTYLLFTKLIEKDTLLESLKSVFPDTYKQLLSLAYYCLDECDFKSNRYALYAKEHKLPYQVPLTPAAITRLFQSVTEADELNFFSHYFESLYQANGTSRRRFWALDSTSISTYSKYLDAKFGHNKQEENIPQINIVLLTDQKTGRPLYYSRFNGSIPDISTVSFTFDNLLHIGARSFVAVMDRGYYSNDNLNEILSCGYHFLICVPLDKVDTFKDVLLEAAQAFICGDKYESAIDENIFTKKIVYEYKNKGKKLKKDLFVHVFYDQERAGAVTKHIQKRRVEVMKMLKEHMTLDGNNQSFAKKYLIQEEDGLIRINNEAFQEANSKAGIFVCVSDCIGEGKQAFYGYKDRRTVEDCFNDLKVKMSCDRFNTSSEESLSGKCFVEFIALSLHMRIEYLLRKMKENGVKLPHHSVRTILRDLQGIKTVEFVDGYSAVKTISRTQKETLKLFHVPEPVSQYRKNIAVPNMIKHARKPH; from the coding sequence ATGAATAGTTTAATTAAGAAACTCCCAAATATCTACTACCAGACTATATCCAGCAGGGGAGTGACCTACGTAAAATCATTTGATGAGAATAAATGGCTCCCTGAAAAGAAATATGCAATTAAGACCAATACCAGAACCATTGGCAAAATCAACAGTGGCAACGGTGCTGGGCTGATTTTGTTTGAGGAAAGCTTCTTAAAATCCCGTCCTGAATACAAGGATATTGCTATAGTCCGATATTACGATGAGGAACAAAAGAAGTGGGAGTTAAGGATTGAGGAAGATCATTCAAGTGAGATTATTACCAGTCTCAAGGTGAACTCCAAGCATGAAGTAACTGATGTTATCTCTGTTGGGACCTATCTTCTCTTCACAAAGCTTATTGAAAAAGATACTCTGCTCGAATCTCTTAAGAGTGTATTTCCTGACACCTATAAACAGTTACTTTCTCTTGCATATTACTGTCTTGATGAATGTGACTTTAAGAGCAACCGTTATGCCCTTTATGCAAAAGAGCACAAGCTACCATATCAGGTACCTTTAACGCCAGCAGCAATCACCCGCCTATTCCAAAGTGTTACCGAAGCGGATGAACTCAACTTTTTTTCACATTATTTTGAGTCTCTCTACCAAGCCAACGGCACTTCAAGACGCAGGTTCTGGGCTTTAGACTCTACTTCTATCAGTACCTACTCAAAGTATCTTGATGCAAAGTTCGGTCACAATAAACAGGAAGAGAACATTCCTCAAATCAACATTGTTCTGCTGACAGACCAAAAGACTGGCAGACCACTTTACTACAGCAGATTCAATGGTTCTATCCCAGATATCTCCACGGTAAGCTTTACCTTTGATAATCTGCTGCACATAGGAGCTCGTTCTTTTGTTGCGGTTATGGACAGAGGCTACTACAGTAACGACAATTTGAATGAAATTTTATCCTGTGGTTATCACTTTCTGATCTGCGTACCCTTAGATAAGGTTGATACATTTAAAGATGTCCTGCTTGAGGCAGCTCAGGCCTTTATATGTGGAGATAAATACGAATCAGCAATTGATGAGAATATATTCACAAAGAAAATCGTCTATGAATATAAGAACAAAGGAAAAAAGCTTAAAAAGGATTTATTTGTTCATGTGTTCTACGACCAGGAGAGGGCCGGAGCTGTTACCAAGCATATTCAGAAACGTCGTGTTGAAGTTATGAAAATGCTCAAAGAGCATATGACACTGGATGGAAACAATCAGAGTTTTGCAAAAAAGTATTTGATACAGGAAGAAGACGGCTTAATCAGAATCAATAATGAAGCATTTCAGGAAGCAAATTCAAAAGCAGGCATCTTTGTCTGCGTATCTGACTGTATTGGTGAGGGCAAACAGGCTTTCTACGGTTATAAGGACAGAAGGACTGTTGAGGACTGCTTTAATGATCTGAAGGTAAAGATGAGCTGTGACAGATTCAATACTTCATCTGAAGAAAGTCTGTCAGGAAAGTGCTTTGTGGAATTTATAGCACTTAGCCTTCATATGAGAATTGAATACCTGCTAAGAAAAATGAAAGAAAACGGCGTTAAGCTTCCTCATCATTCGGTACGAACAATTCTAAGGGATTTACAGGGAATAAAGACAGTCGAGTTCGTAGACGGATATAGCGCAGTAAAGACAATATCCAGGACACAGAAGGAAACATTAAAGCTGTTTCATGTACCTGAGCCTGTATCTCAGTATAGAAAGAATATTGCTGTACCAAACATGATTAAACATGCCCGTAAGCCACACTAA
- a CDS encoding alpha-amylase family glycosyl hydrolase, producing the protein MKLKTAALVLAVSVAAGSLAYKSTVLSENSFEGSDLPFEWHNANVYFVITDRFANGNRNNDNSYGRPYKDDSGYSAGTFHGGDFTGLTSKLDYIRSLGVNAIWVSSPVEQIHGWVGGGPMGVYQYYAYHGYWPLDFTSIDANLGTVEDFRTFVTEAHKRGIRVLIDVVMNHSGYATLKDMCDFKFGRTVGNVDPCSKFIPDVEAGQSYHNKPIDASEDESWNRWWGKDWIRFDGYGQTCGAEDSIDGCLAYLPDFKNSDPNANEVSIPVFLQEKWEHKDKLHDIPAAIPYRKGQMSVAQFEAHWLASWIEEFGIDGFRCDTVKYVPQKTWKLLKELSENALNKWRIANKGKDPAANWTDPFYMTGEVWGFTNDPEDRLGYASNGGFDSLIDFYFNPDGVNLNTCIIPDPDEWKRYAQMYGREDSKVKLGNLTYISSHDTSLCRKKDMEKAAVMFTLMPGAIQMFYGDETARENDKGGGIDLEQGMRSDMNFPADIINADKWSANVGRLSSEYSSNKVLSVWQKVGQFRLRNPAVGAGAQYSLGENSFCRIYQDKAKGIDNRVVIHLGESDKINVSKCFANGTVLQDGYTGKEYRVINGSVEIKSEKLALLEIKR; encoded by the coding sequence ATGAAATTAAAAACTGCTGCTTTAGTTCTGGCGGTATCTGTAGCCGCAGGTAGTCTTGCCTATAAATCAACTGTTCTTTCAGAGAACTCTTTTGAAGGCTCAGATCTTCCGTTTGAATGGCATAACGCCAATGTCTATTTTGTAATCACTGATCGTTTTGCCAACGGCAATAGAAACAATGATAACAGTTACGGCAGACCATATAAGGATGATTCTGGCTATAGCGCTGGTACCTTTCATGGAGGAGATTTTACCGGTCTGACTTCAAAGCTTGACTACATCCGTTCTTTGGGAGTGAATGCAATCTGGGTAAGTTCTCCTGTTGAACAGATCCATGGCTGGGTTGGCGGTGGACCTATGGGTGTTTATCAATACTATGCATATCATGGTTATTGGCCTCTTGATTTTACTTCTATAGATGCAAATCTGGGAACTGTTGAAGATTTCAGAACTTTTGTAACAGAGGCTCATAAACGAGGAATCAGAGTTCTGATAGATGTGGTTATGAATCACAGCGGTTATGCCACTTTAAAAGACATGTGCGATTTTAAATTTGGTAGAACTGTTGGTAATGTTGATCCCTGCTCGAAATTTATTCCGGATGTCGAGGCAGGGCAGTCTTATCATAACAAGCCGATTGATGCCTCAGAGGATGAAAGCTGGAATCGCTGGTGGGGAAAAGACTGGATCCGTTTTGACGGTTATGGTCAGACCTGTGGTGCAGAGGATTCTATTGATGGCTGTCTGGCTTATCTGCCTGATTTTAAGAATTCTGATCCTAATGCTAATGAAGTATCTATTCCCGTATTCCTCCAGGAGAAATGGGAGCACAAAGATAAGCTTCACGATATTCCGGCTGCTATACCATATCGTAAAGGTCAGATGAGTGTTGCTCAGTTTGAAGCTCACTGGCTGGCCTCATGGATTGAAGAATTCGGTATTGACGGTTTCAGATGTGATACCGTAAAGTATGTTCCACAAAAGACATGGAAGCTTCTGAAAGAATTATCAGAAAATGCTCTTAATAAATGGAGAATTGCCAATAAAGGTAAAGATCCTGCTGCAAACTGGACAGATCCTTTCTATATGACCGGCGAAGTCTGGGGCTTTACCAACGATCCTGAGGATAGGCTTGGATATGCATCAAATGGTGGCTTTGATTCTCTGATTGACTTCTATTTCAATCCAGATGGAGTAAACCTGAATACCTGTATTATCCCTGATCCTGATGAGTGGAAACGCTATGCTCAGATGTACGGTAGAGAGGATTCAAAGGTAAAACTCGGCAACCTCACCTATATATCATCTCATGACACCTCCCTATGTCGAAAGAAAGATATGGAGAAGGCAGCTGTGATGTTCACCTTAATGCCAGGTGCAATCCAGATGTTCTACGGTGACGAAACCGCTCGAGAGAATGATAAGGGCGGTGGTATTGATTTAGAGCAGGGCATGCGTTCAGACATGAATTTCCCTGCAGATATAATCAATGCTGACAAATGGTCTGCCAATGTTGGCAGATTAAGCTCTGAATATTCCTCCAACAAGGTTTTATCTGTCTGGCAAAAAGTCGGACAGTTCAGACTGAGAAATCCAGCTGTTGGTGCCGGTGCTCAGTATAGTCTTGGAGAAAATTCCTTCTGCCGAATCTATCAGGATAAGGCTAAAGGCATTGATAATAGAGTGGTAATACATTTAGGCGAATCAGATAAGATTAATGTATCTAAGTGCTTCGCCAATGGAACCGTTCTTCAGGATGGCTATACAGGAAAAGAGTACAGAGTAATAAACGGTTCTGTTGAAATTAAATCAGAAAAGCTGGCTCTTTTGGAGATTAAACGCTAG
- a CDS encoding TusE/DsrC/DsvC family sulfur relay protein, which yields MSFNFNGREILTDSEGYLKNREDWSEELMNYMANQDSLELTQEHILIIKAVKDYYEEYATTPAIRILIKYLKTSGHEDLASSIKLAVLFPDGAAKSAAKYAGLPKPVKCI from the coding sequence ATGAGTTTTAACTTTAATGGAAGAGAAATTTTAACTGATTCTGAAGGTTATTTAAAAAACAGAGAAGACTGGTCTGAGGAGCTGATGAATTACATGGCTAATCAGGACAGTCTTGAGTTGACTCAGGAGCACATCTTAATAATTAAAGCAGTAAAAGACTACTATGAGGAATATGCCACTACCCCTGCTATAAGGATTCTGATTAAGTATCTAAAAACCTCAGGTCATGAGGATCTGGCATCTTCAATTAAACTGGCAGTCCTGTTTCCTGATGGAGCAGCTAAAAGTGCCGCCAAATACGCAGGTCTGCCAAAACCAGTTAAATGTATTTAA